In Candidatus Methanoperedens sp., one genomic interval encodes:
- a CDS encoding NTP transferase domain-containing protein, with translation MDAIVMAGGMGKRLGEKEKPLTDLCGKPMIHYVLSALLGSKKIGRIFVATSPKVKETVSWLSDFKKNHGNIEIIPTSGRGFVNDMVSAVEKAKIKGHVLFIMADLPLVTSELIDRIIEKHGYMKKPALSVNMKLDVCTRLGLRPDTVFRKNNMFVVPCGINILEADRIREEQDEFVLVLEDEELALNVNTQAEMAVCKSMIRKTQEIEGI, from the coding sequence ATGGATGCAATAGTGATGGCTGGCGGCATGGGGAAAAGGCTTGGTGAGAAAGAGAAACCTCTCACCGATCTATGCGGGAAACCGATGATCCATTATGTCCTCTCAGCTCTTCTTGGCTCAAAAAAAATAGGCAGGATATTCGTTGCAACCTCACCAAAGGTCAAAGAAACGGTTTCATGGCTTTCCGATTTTAAGAAAAATCATGGGAACATAGAGATAATCCCGACCTCAGGCCGTGGTTTCGTTAATGATATGGTCTCAGCCGTGGAAAAAGCCAAAATTAAGGGACACGTGCTTTTCATAATGGCCGATCTGCCCCTTGTTACTTCAGAGCTCATAGACAGGATTATAGAAAAACATGGATATATGAAAAAGCCAGCTCTTTCGGTCAATATGAAACTGGATGTGTGCACCAGATTGGGTCTTCGCCCCGATACTGTTTTCCGCAAGAACAATATGTTTGTGGTTCCCTGCGGCATAAATATCCTTGAGGCGGACAGGATAAGGGAGGAACAGGACGAATTCGTTCTCGTCCTGGAAGATGAAGAACTGGCGCTGAATGTCAACACGCAGGCTGAAATGGCTGTGTGCAAATCGATGATTCGGAAAACGCAGGAAATCGAGGGGATATGA